The following are encoded in a window of Acidicapsa ligni genomic DNA:
- a CDS encoding VirB8/TrbF family protein, whose translation MSETLTPKQVFLTDEIAHEKYVGFYAERRLSRMVITTESLLLLASFVVIVSLADRPVQNRYIRIEDIGRAQAIQYSDLNYSPREGEVRTYLTDWANYRYTINRETIAKKYPMNYYFLSTQLANQYMGEDNAAHLVSQVLANQIEQSDVEVDGVTITSMSQETFKGATIARGTALVNITKIYSPRNSRQPRKEHWVLSVTYYINPAQVSLAAQTFPQFETINPLGLTITEFHENRLSVEPIDPAAPQQTTAPPIVPGAPASGSPAEAVR comes from the coding sequence ATGTCCGAAACCCTTACGCCCAAGCAGGTGTTCCTCACCGATGAGATTGCCCATGAAAAATACGTCGGCTTCTATGCCGAACGCAGACTGAGCCGAATGGTCATCACGACCGAAAGCCTGCTTCTTCTCGCTTCGTTTGTAGTGATCGTTTCGCTCGCCGACCGGCCTGTTCAGAATCGCTACATCCGCATTGAAGACATTGGCCGCGCCCAAGCCATCCAGTACAGCGACCTCAACTACAGCCCGCGAGAGGGTGAGGTGCGGACCTACCTCACCGATTGGGCCAACTATCGCTACACCATCAACCGGGAGACCATCGCGAAGAAGTACCCGATGAACTACTACTTTCTGTCCACCCAGCTCGCCAATCAGTACATGGGCGAGGACAACGCGGCGCATCTGGTCTCGCAAGTGCTCGCCAATCAGATCGAGCAGAGTGATGTTGAAGTAGATGGAGTCACCATCACCTCCATGTCGCAGGAGACCTTCAAAGGCGCGACGATTGCACGCGGCACGGCGCTCGTCAACATCACCAAGATATATTCCCCGCGTAACTCCAGACAGCCGCGTAAAGAGCATTGGGTACTCTCTGTGACCTACTACATTAACCCGGCGCAAGTGAGTCTCGCCGCGCAGACCTTTCCACAGTTCGAGACCATCAATCCGCTCGGTCTCACCATCACTGAGTTCCACGAAAACAGGTTGTCGGTCGAGCCGATTGATCCTGCGGCCCCTCAACAGACGACAGCGCCCCCAATAGTGCCCGGAGCACCGGCCAGCGGAAGCCCGGCAGAGGCCGTCCGATGA
- a CDS encoding type IV secretion system protein → MILHPMASLAFFLQAGPGVDWLYQFTNNLTNLTTANGDALSSIGMTLLAFVSLIKLVRMVAHWNISTMTISLSAQPVRIGDLVEFLMQLIICLLIINYWVTPIPGASFGFNHLFSYFAQVIVAALDQNSLTQLQNALSTALNGTPQPSYLAPLEIGTYLLVYIVVGLAGAVLFLVNCSSFIFYGVSALFGPLFVPLLMSRTFRGKFYNFVDVLLSFAMIRAVASAFIFVWSGFLITFLQQTFNGDYSLPMWIANFYGVIAVFIAFVLNMAMVPTITQTLFGGGSGAAGRVMQVAEALLMRAAAVAAAA, encoded by the coding sequence ATGATTCTTCATCCTATGGCCTCCCTTGCTTTTTTCCTGCAAGCCGGTCCCGGTGTCGATTGGCTCTATCAGTTCACCAACAATCTGACCAATCTCACGACCGCGAACGGCGATGCGCTCTCGTCCATCGGCATGACGCTCTTAGCCTTCGTCAGCCTCATCAAACTTGTCCGCATGGTCGCCCACTGGAACATCTCGACCATGACGATCAGCCTCAGCGCCCAGCCGGTTCGCATCGGCGACCTCGTGGAGTTTTTGATGCAGCTCATCATCTGCCTGCTCATCATCAACTATTGGGTGACGCCGATCCCAGGCGCGAGCTTCGGGTTCAATCACCTGTTCTCCTACTTCGCGCAGGTCATCGTTGCCGCGCTCGACCAAAATTCGCTCACGCAACTGCAAAATGCCCTGAGTACGGCCCTGAATGGCACCCCGCAACCCAGCTACCTTGCCCCGCTGGAGATCGGAACCTATCTCCTCGTCTACATCGTCGTTGGCTTGGCTGGTGCGGTTCTGTTTCTGGTCAACTGCTCTTCGTTCATCTTCTACGGGGTGTCGGCCCTCTTTGGCCCGCTCTTCGTTCCGCTTCTGATGAGCCGGACATTTCGCGGTAAGTTCTACAACTTCGTCGATGTTCTCTTGAGTTTTGCGATGATTCGCGCCGTGGCTTCCGCGTTCATCTTCGTGTGGTCGGGATTCCTCATCACCTTCCTCCAGCAAACCTTCAACGGCGATTACTCGCTCCCCATGTGGATTGCCAACTTCTACGGGGTTATCGCCGTATTCATCGCCTTCGTCCTTAACATGGCGATGGTTCCAACCATCACGCAGACTTTGTTTGGCGGCGGCTCTGGTGCCGCTGGAAGAGTCATGCAGGTAGCCGAGGCACTACTCATGCGGGCGGCAGCAGTGGCGGCGGCTGCCTGA
- a CDS encoding TrbI/VirB10 family protein produces MPETNQNPPATVPEQPEASAPINKTRPLLILLFIILLVFVISSVVTATKKTAPLKSQLTARPATANPQQVNSFETQQEQVAKKDQEVQRQQAATAALLAAIQGADTPGPEASGAPPMTPAQRAALYGPGNPNAPQATSQMSERQAEAKQAQLAREKQRQDAINSDTVAVDFSQVETASTSAHPGAASAPIAGEDHHTAKPATDTPEKPEPKDAAIDKYDFDSYDGKLYRIFEGSVFEGVVTNHIDGGLAGPILIMLTTDYYSHDHQQLLLPQGTRLIGSVQAVNSSQARKMVVSFHRAICPDGFSVDLDKFAGLDPLGTTGLATKVDNRYFQTFAVAAAIGGLGGLAQIGNNNILDPSAQIRNGVTSQTSEEGEQILNHFLNRLPIITLKEGSRARVYIGRDVLIPSYAEHRVEPAM; encoded by the coding sequence ATGCCGGAAACAAATCAGAATCCTCCTGCAACCGTCCCTGAGCAACCGGAGGCGTCCGCGCCGATCAATAAGACGCGCCCGCTCCTCATCCTGCTTTTCATCATTCTGCTGGTCTTCGTGATCTCAAGTGTCGTGACGGCCACCAAGAAGACCGCACCGCTCAAGAGCCAGTTGACGGCGAGACCCGCTACGGCCAATCCACAACAGGTCAATTCGTTCGAGACGCAACAGGAGCAAGTCGCCAAGAAGGATCAGGAAGTGCAGCGGCAACAAGCGGCGACGGCTGCCTTGCTTGCGGCGATCCAAGGAGCTGATACACCCGGCCCCGAAGCATCGGGTGCTCCCCCGATGACGCCCGCGCAGAGAGCTGCCCTGTATGGCCCCGGCAATCCAAACGCACCGCAGGCAACGTCGCAGATGTCCGAACGGCAGGCCGAGGCAAAACAAGCCCAACTAGCACGGGAGAAGCAACGCCAGGACGCCATCAACAGCGATACCGTCGCAGTGGACTTCTCACAAGTTGAAACTGCATCAACGTCAGCGCACCCCGGTGCGGCGTCCGCGCCGATCGCTGGCGAGGATCACCATACCGCCAAGCCTGCTACGGATACCCCGGAGAAGCCAGAGCCGAAAGACGCTGCCATCGACAAATACGACTTCGACAGCTACGACGGCAAGCTGTACCGGATCTTCGAGGGCAGTGTCTTTGAGGGAGTCGTGACCAACCATATCGACGGCGGCCTCGCCGGTCCTATCCTCATCATGCTTACGACGGACTACTACTCGCACGACCACCAGCAACTCTTGCTGCCACAGGGTACGCGGCTAATTGGAAGCGTGCAGGCCGTCAACTCCAGTCAGGCTCGCAAGATGGTTGTCTCTTTCCACCGTGCAATATGCCCGGATGGATTCTCCGTCGATCTCGACAAGTTCGCCGGCCTTGATCCATTAGGTACGACAGGGCTTGCCACGAAGGTAGACAACCGCTATTTCCAGACGTTCGCCGTCGCTGCCGCGATTGGCGGGTTAGGAGGTCTCGCACAGATCGGAAATAACAACATCCTTGATCCCTCGGCTCAGATTCGCAACGGTGTCACGTCCCAGACCAGTGAAGAGGGGGAGCAGATTCTCAACCACTTTCTCAACCGCCTTCCGATCATCACGCTCAAGGAAGGCTCTCGCGCACGGGTCTACATAGGCCGTGACGTTCTCATTCCTTCCTACGCAGAGCATCGCGTCGAACCCGCAATGTAA
- a CDS encoding TrbG/VirB9 family P-type conjugative transfer protein: MKPRLFLPIAAAAISTAGFAQTPHLQPSAPRSLVITDSAPPPVVRVGLLQSTLFELSTGEKVVTVFGGDTNSWIFDAGHVASRYVSIKPKIADETTDVHIVSDHGNEYTIELREISSDKGDPHFDSKIYISSSDAKAADNIAKAPTFIPAAEAEAKEAQLKKEADDAKKAAEADHKAVASAAETFKASYPGTLHFDYTWDQKKGAALGIQQIWRDDKFTYLRGQFQETPALYEVKDKKPSLINFDYNNGLYTVPKELENGYLAIGKQKVEFHRTGERN; the protein is encoded by the coding sequence ATGAAGCCACGCCTGTTCTTGCCCATAGCCGCCGCAGCCATCAGCACGGCGGGCTTCGCTCAGACACCGCATCTCCAGCCCAGCGCACCTCGATCCCTCGTCATCACCGACTCTGCACCTCCACCTGTGGTCCGCGTCGGCCTGCTCCAATCGACGCTGTTTGAGCTGTCCACAGGGGAGAAGGTTGTAACCGTATTCGGCGGCGATACGAACAGTTGGATATTTGACGCAGGCCATGTGGCCTCCCGGTACGTGTCCATCAAACCAAAGATCGCCGATGAGACGACCGACGTTCACATCGTCTCCGATCACGGCAACGAGTACACGATCGAGTTGCGTGAGATTTCAAGCGACAAGGGCGATCCGCATTTCGACTCAAAGATTTACATCTCGTCGAGCGATGCCAAGGCCGCGGACAACATCGCAAAGGCGCCGACGTTTATCCCGGCAGCGGAGGCAGAGGCGAAGGAGGCGCAGCTTAAGAAAGAGGCCGACGACGCGAAGAAGGCTGCGGAGGCAGACCACAAGGCGGTTGCCTCCGCAGCCGAGACCTTCAAAGCCAGCTATCCCGGCACACTGCACTTTGACTACACCTGGGATCAGAAAAAGGGCGCGGCGCTTGGCATTCAGCAGATTTGGCGCGATGACAAGTTCACCTATCTGCGTGGGCAATTTCAGGAGACCCCGGCTCTGTATGAGGTGAAAGACAAGAAGCCCTCTCTCATCAACTTCGACTACAACAACGGACTGTACACCGTGCCAAAGGAGTTGGAGAACGGCTATCTCGCTATCGGCAAGCAGAAGGTTGAGTTCCATCGCACAGGGGAAAGGAACTAA
- a CDS encoding VirB4 family type IV secretion system protein, producing MTLANNAPWFTKAGAASGIMPLSHFVGPHIFALKGGGYGCLFSLDGIDPESRTDEDLDVRVRGVEAALRGLPQDSCLYQYTRVLAGFDLPRQAQYADPVTASFAKDRIEFLEKTARFRRIDLHWCLTIEPDAGRLFSQKPKEHKGSTDRQLFELEKAATILEAHMSDSIGLKLLDKRQTFQFFSYLFNLEEWASEAHLRSDAGVDRQLVTAPVEWHSDYLRIGRRYVQMFPLINTPEISRPCLFTNLMDLDCNSVLCSVWRPRPDSATRKEVTNQEKFLEFFKLSPFQRLMSGRNTAPLETTATAKAVAGNVESLTEVVSSLDKLAQGDYALRLLLSASTAAELRSAIPSVHRLFVDARAPIIEETYGNLSAFYAMFPGNRQFNVYPLWLREDHHARLSSVFAPHIGHIHSEDLDAEYLNIFETRTRTPYFQDAYVNGVRVQLIIGPTGTGKSVHANQMLSLEQKYGGFTFIFDIGGSYESVVELYGGRIDRVGKDGPRINPFALEPTETNIAFLHSFVKLLLTNSGATIGPEDDDEVFKSVRGIYNLPQAMRRLGNLTLPKHLDRYMAKWKDQGVYHAIFDNAEDSLTMSRLQCFDFQGVNNKQYADLIEPLMVWILRRIDEIVYDKKNLGVPKHVLIEEIFSNMKNKQLLEGALASIKTVRKNLGGVTMIGQSANDLGENADSIVNSCTSFLFLPDATFNRKFYGELFKLSDEQLDLFESLRPREGLYVRRDGITKVVTLNLDSRSYAKFSTKPKDKVRRSRLVEMYGLHEGIERFAQGETA from the coding sequence ATGACCCTCGCAAATAACGCACCGTGGTTTACCAAAGCAGGAGCCGCGAGCGGCATCATGCCCCTCTCGCACTTCGTTGGCCCTCATATCTTCGCGCTCAAGGGTGGAGGCTACGGGTGCCTGTTCAGTCTGGACGGCATCGACCCTGAGAGCCGTACTGATGAGGATCTTGATGTGCGCGTGCGCGGCGTGGAGGCCGCCTTGCGCGGACTACCGCAGGACTCGTGCCTCTATCAATACACCCGCGTACTAGCTGGTTTCGATCTACCCCGGCAGGCGCAATATGCGGACCCGGTTACTGCATCCTTCGCAAAAGATAGGATCGAGTTTCTTGAAAAGACAGCCCGATTTCGCCGAATCGACCTGCATTGGTGTCTGACCATCGAGCCTGACGCTGGCCGTCTATTCAGCCAAAAGCCGAAGGAACATAAAGGCTCCACCGACCGCCAGCTCTTCGAGTTGGAAAAAGCCGCGACCATCCTCGAAGCGCACATGAGCGATTCCATCGGCCTGAAGCTGCTCGACAAAAGGCAGACGTTCCAATTTTTCAGCTACTTGTTCAATCTGGAGGAGTGGGCGTCGGAAGCCCATCTACGTTCCGATGCCGGGGTTGACCGGCAGCTCGTCACCGCCCCGGTCGAGTGGCATAGCGACTACCTCCGCATCGGACGCCGCTATGTGCAGATGTTTCCTCTTATCAATACGCCGGAGATTTCCCGTCCATGCCTGTTCACGAACCTGATGGACCTTGATTGCAATAGTGTCCTCTGTTCCGTCTGGAGACCCCGGCCCGACAGCGCCACCCGGAAAGAGGTAACAAATCAAGAGAAGTTTCTGGAGTTTTTCAAGCTATCTCCCTTCCAACGCCTGATGAGCGGCAGGAACACGGCACCACTTGAAACCACAGCAACCGCCAAAGCCGTCGCGGGCAACGTAGAGAGCCTGACGGAAGTGGTCTCATCGCTCGACAAACTGGCCCAGGGCGACTATGCCTTGCGGTTACTGCTGTCTGCCAGCACCGCCGCGGAGCTGCGTTCCGCTATACCCAGCGTCCATCGCCTGTTTGTGGATGCGAGGGCTCCCATCATCGAGGAGACCTATGGCAATCTCTCTGCGTTCTATGCGATGTTCCCCGGCAACAGGCAGTTCAACGTTTATCCCTTGTGGCTGCGTGAGGATCATCACGCCCGGCTGTCCTCTGTGTTCGCGCCGCACATCGGGCACATACATTCCGAGGACTTGGATGCGGAGTACCTGAATATCTTCGAGACACGGACGCGGACGCCTTACTTTCAGGATGCCTATGTGAATGGTGTGCGGGTGCAGCTCATCATCGGTCCTACGGGCACGGGCAAAAGTGTTCACGCGAACCAGATGTTAAGCCTTGAGCAGAAGTACGGCGGCTTCACCTTCATCTTCGACATCGGGGGCAGCTACGAGAGCGTCGTCGAGTTGTATGGTGGCCGGATAGATCGCGTTGGCAAAGATGGGCCGCGCATCAATCCATTCGCGCTTGAGCCGACCGAGACCAACATCGCCTTTCTTCATTCGTTCGTCAAGTTACTCCTCACGAACTCAGGCGCGACCATCGGTCCCGAGGACGATGACGAGGTTTTCAAATCCGTAAGGGGTATCTATAACCTGCCGCAAGCCATGCGGCGGCTTGGGAACCTTACGCTTCCCAAACACCTCGACCGCTACATGGCGAAGTGGAAGGACCAGGGCGTCTATCATGCCATCTTCGATAACGCCGAGGACAGCCTTACCATGTCGAGGCTCCAATGCTTCGACTTTCAGGGAGTGAACAACAAGCAGTATGCCGACCTAATTGAACCTCTCATGGTCTGGATTCTGCGCCGCATCGACGAGATTGTCTACGACAAGAAGAACCTTGGCGTCCCCAAGCATGTGTTGATCGAAGAGATTTTCTCGAACATGAAGAATAAGCAGCTCCTCGAAGGTGCCTTGGCTTCGATCAAGACGGTACGGAAGAACCTCGGCGGCGTCACCATGATCGGCCAGTCCGCAAACGACCTCGGTGAAAACGCCGACTCGATTGTGAACTCCTGCACGTCGTTTCTATTTCTTCCCGATGCGACGTTCAACCGAAAGTTCTATGGCGAGTTATTCAAGCTGAGTGACGAGCAGCTAGACCTCTTCGAGAGTCTGCGGCCACGCGAGGGGCTATATGTAAGGCGCGATGGAATCACGAAGGTTGTCACTCTTAACCTCGACTCCCGCAGTTACGCCAAGTTTTCGACCAAGCCGAAGGACAAGGTTCGACGTTCCAGGCTGGTCGAGATGTATGGACTCCATGAAGGCATCGAGCGTTTCGCCCAGGGCGAGACGGCATAG
- a CDS encoding VirB3 family type IV secretion system protein gives MTKRGEPLPINGALNRPRTKLGLELSAWMSIVFVTVTVFLAGFKWLAIFTFPALMIGAWLVVRKHPKMFQLWALSLKQKSYYDPRK, from the coding sequence ATGACGAAGCGGGGAGAACCGTTACCGATCAATGGCGCACTGAACAGACCCAGGACCAAATTAGGTCTCGAACTGTCAGCGTGGATGTCCATTGTGTTCGTCACGGTAACGGTTTTCCTTGCCGGTTTCAAATGGCTCGCCATCTTCACCTTTCCCGCACTGATGATCGGCGCATGGCTGGTCGTTCGCAAACACCCTAAGATGTTTCAACTGTGGGCGTTGAGCCTGAAACAGAAGAGCTACTATGACCCTCGCAAATAA
- a CDS encoding LysR family transcriptional regulator codes for MSIDDHLEFRLLKYFVAVVEVGTFTAAAARLHVAQSAVSTQIRALEDILNVQLFDREHSNTLTTEGRLMYRYAKSSLKTRTRFIQTLQAIHSATLQPLRLGFSPFVQKGLLHSVSAVYKEVLPDCEMAPESGDTGQVIERIRNSKLDTAIITLPVVGDDLEVHVLEREPLVVCMRNTDPLVDYEAVPPSSLNNKISIFTYQKHHPAAYDRLLEMFAEIGITTRPCEPTQNIEHVQWMVREGHCYSLMRARRTLMNGLVTRPIAGVDWTIDTALVVRADNENPALYLFMEELLNHFRQSTQIPEKKPVASIRVRTQGRKTSAEKDGDQIDLFAVVDKRK; via the coding sequence ATGAGCATCGACGATCATCTCGAATTCCGTCTTCTCAAATATTTTGTAGCCGTTGTGGAGGTCGGTACTTTCACGGCGGCAGCCGCGCGTCTTCATGTTGCGCAATCTGCCGTCAGCACGCAGATTCGGGCGCTTGAGGACATTCTGAATGTCCAACTCTTCGACCGCGAACACAGCAACACTCTGACCACAGAAGGCCGACTCATGTATCGTTATGCGAAGTCGAGCCTGAAGACACGCACACGATTCATCCAAACGTTACAAGCCATCCATTCGGCAACTCTTCAGCCGTTACGACTGGGCTTCTCTCCCTTCGTTCAAAAGGGTTTGCTGCACTCTGTTTCAGCGGTCTATAAAGAGGTGCTGCCCGATTGTGAGATGGCTCCTGAGAGCGGCGATACCGGTCAGGTTATAGAACGCATTCGGAATAGCAAACTCGACACGGCAATCATCACTTTGCCGGTTGTTGGAGATGATCTGGAGGTACACGTTCTCGAACGCGAACCCCTGGTGGTCTGCATGAGGAACACAGATCCTCTTGTGGACTACGAGGCTGTGCCTCCATCATCCCTCAATAACAAGATCAGCATCTTTACCTATCAAAAACATCATCCGGCTGCCTATGACCGACTCTTGGAAATGTTCGCTGAGATTGGGATTACGACACGTCCCTGCGAACCGACGCAGAACATTGAGCACGTTCAATGGATGGTGAGAGAAGGCCACTGCTATTCGCTCATGCGAGCCAGACGCACGCTGATGAATGGACTCGTAACCAGACCGATTGCAGGCGTGGATTGGACCATCGACACAGCGCTTGTCGTGCGGGCAGACAATGAGAATCCAGCGCTGTACTTGTTCATGGAAGAGTTGCTGAATCACTTCCGGCAATCCACGCAGATACCCGAGAAGAAGCCAGTCGCGTCGATTCGTGTTCGGACACAGGGGCGGAAGACATCCGCCGAGAAAGACGGCGATCAGATAGACCTCTTTGCGGTCGTGGATAAACGCAAATAG
- a CDS encoding helix-turn-helix domain-containing protein: protein MENTVEKLLYSRRDAAEALSLSVRSVDYLITTGRLTCRKVGGKILIPAGALRRFAREDHPEHLRSAQLRVGDVPKKPPMSVSTKRSSQMQIGLRSLVEPSA from the coding sequence ATGGAAAACACCGTCGAGAAGCTGCTGTACTCCCGCCGCGACGCTGCAGAAGCGCTGAGCTTAAGCGTTCGGTCGGTCGATTATCTCATCACTACGGGACGTCTTACCTGTAGGAAGGTTGGTGGGAAGATCTTGATTCCCGCAGGGGCTCTGCGGCGGTTTGCAAGAGAAGATCACCCCGAACACCTGCGCTCCGCGCAATTGAGAGTTGGTGATGTTCCGAAGAAGCCGCCCATGTCGGTATCGACGAAACGAAGTTCTCAGATGCAGATTGGTTTACGTTCACTAGTAGAGCCGAGCGCTTGA
- a CDS encoding tyrosine-type recombinase/integrase, producing MPRRIEKRERGVYEKEPGSDIWWIRYKVDGTLHREKVGRRGDAIKLYKVRKTDALRGVKLPVNLKQRGIRFRVIGDEAVAWYENHGQKDLRTFKLRMDMILRDFADRLVEEIKPSDIDTWLGSHDWAPATKNRYKSVFSKAFKLALADGKVSGNPARLVEQRPEKNGRKRFLSVEEEKKLREAIEKRCPHHMPELDIALHTGMRKGEQYSLEWPQVSFRRKRILLEETKNGSSREVPMNRSCIAAMELLHQRREHDGRVCQSKYSKDLNDSRAWFDRCIQDAKISNFTWHCLRHTFISRLVMAGVDLRTVQELAGHKTISMTVRYAHLAPEHNQAAIEKLDPVV from the coding sequence GTGCCCAGACGAATTGAGAAGCGAGAACGCGGAGTCTATGAGAAAGAACCAGGTTCTGACATCTGGTGGATTCGGTATAAAGTCGACGGCACGTTACACCGTGAGAAAGTTGGTCGGCGTGGAGATGCCATCAAGCTCTACAAAGTTCGCAAGACCGACGCTCTCCGAGGTGTCAAACTTCCGGTCAACCTCAAACAAAGAGGAATCCGTTTCCGCGTAATCGGGGACGAGGCTGTGGCCTGGTATGAAAATCACGGACAGAAGGACCTCCGCACATTCAAGCTAAGGATGGACATGATCCTCAGAGACTTCGCCGATCGACTCGTCGAAGAGATCAAGCCATCCGATATCGACACATGGCTCGGGAGTCACGATTGGGCACCGGCAACGAAGAATCGGTACAAGAGCGTCTTCAGCAAGGCGTTCAAGTTGGCACTTGCGGACGGCAAGGTCAGTGGCAATCCCGCTCGTCTAGTGGAGCAGCGTCCCGAGAAGAATGGTCGGAAGCGCTTTCTGTCAGTCGAGGAGGAGAAGAAACTGCGGGAAGCTATCGAGAAGCGTTGCCCTCATCACATGCCCGAACTGGACATCGCTCTTCACACCGGAATGAGAAAGGGCGAGCAATACAGCTTGGAGTGGCCGCAAGTATCCTTCCGCCGTAAACGCATTCTTCTCGAAGAAACGAAGAACGGAAGCAGTCGCGAAGTTCCGATGAACAGGAGCTGCATCGCAGCAATGGAGTTGTTGCACCAAAGGCGAGAGCACGATGGCCGAGTCTGTCAGTCGAAGTACAGCAAGGACCTTAACGATTCTCGCGCATGGTTCGATCGTTGCATTCAGGACGCGAAGATTTCAAACTTCACTTGGCACTGCCTACGACACACGTTCATCAGCCGATTAGTGATGGCCGGAGTGGATTTGAGGACTGTGCAAGAGCTTGCCGGCCACAAGACTATCTCAATGACTGTGCGCTATGCTCATCTCGCTCCCGAGCACAATCAAGCTGCGATTGAGAAGCTTGATCCAGTTGTGTAA